In Astatotilapia calliptera chromosome 16, fAstCal1.2, whole genome shotgun sequence, one genomic interval encodes:
- the slc37a1 gene encoding glucose-6-phosphate exchanger SLC37A1 isoform X1, which produces MAPVPPGVRLLVSFDRDQWYRALTFILTFLLYTSFHLSRKPISIVKSELHKNCSAVSEAAIIASSSSQQPSLLSLHTDVDCGWKPFDKSNYKQLLGAMDYSFLCAYAIGMYLSGIIGERLPIRLYLTVGMLASGVFTCLFGLGYIYNIHNLSFYIFVQVANGLVQTAGWPSVVTCIGNWFGKGRRGLIMGLWNSHTSVGNILGSLIAGYWVSSNWGMSFIVPGLIIIIMGVVCFLFLIEHPNDLKNIYTQNSSLGKTVPSKSWNGVNGHTEVYLQYKDNKNQVCYYYKDSIQNRKSYDTELLLPRESERIPMQPVVVVKSESEPSAISFMGALRIPGVVEFSLCLLFAKLVSYTFLFWLPLYITKAAHLDAKKAGDLSTLFDVGGIVGGVLAGVISDKLGKRATTCAVMLLVAAPTLYGFSMISEFGLGPMIGMLLVCGGLVNGPYALITTAVSADLGTHKSLKGNARALSTVTAIIDGTGSVGAALGPLLAGLLSAGGWDQVFYMLMTADFLALLLLLRLVTKELASSKSHPISTVELKEH; this is translated from the exons ATGGCTCCTGTTCCTCCAGGGGTCCGCCTGCTGGTGTCCTTTGACAGGGACCAATG GTACAGAGCTCTCACCTTCATCCTAACCTTCTTGCTCTACACCAGTTTCCACCTGTCCAGGAAACCAATTAGTATTGTCAAG AGTGAGCTTCATAAGAACTGCTCAGCTGTCAGTGAAGCAGCCATCATTGCATCCAGCAGCAGCCAGCAGCCCTCCCTGCTATCTCTCCACACAGATGTCGACTGCGGCTGGAAACCTTTTG ATAAAAGCAATTACAAACAGCTGCTGGGAGCCATGGACTACTCCTTTCTGTGTGCTTACGCAATTGGAATGTACTTGAG CGGCATTATCGGGGAGCGCCTGCCCATTCGTCTGTACCTCACAGTGGGCATGCTGGCCAGCGGTGTGTTCACTTGCCTATTCGGGCTTGGCTACATCTACAACATCCACAACCTGAGCTTCTATATATTTGTCCAG GTGGCCAATGGCTTGGTTCAGACCGCTGGTTGGCCTAGTGTAGTGACCTGTATCGGCAACTGGTTTGGAAAGGGAAG GCGTGGACTCATCATGGGGCTGTGGAACTCTCACACTTCAGTGGGAAACATCTTGGGCTCTCTGATTGCCGGCTACTGGGTCTCCTCCAACTGGGGCATGTCCTTCATCGTACCAgggctcatcatcatcatcatgggcgtggtttgctttctctttctcatTGAGC ATCctaatgacctaaaaaacatcTATACACAAAATTCATCTCTAGGCAAGACT GTCCCAAGCAAGAGTTGGAATGGAGTGAACGGACACACAGAGGTGTATCTACAGTACAAGGACAACAAAAATCAG GTCTGCTATTATTACAAGGATAGTATTCAAAACAGGAAG AGCTACGACACAGAGCTCCTGTTGCCTAGAGAGAGCGAGCGCATCCCCATGCAGCCGGTTGTGGTGGTGAAGAGTGAGTCGGAGCCGTCTGCCATCAGCTTCATGGGAGCGCTACGGATACCT GGAGTGGTGGagttctctctgtgtctgctgtTTGCTAAGCTGGTCAGCTATACTTTCCTCTTCTGGCTGCCGCTCTACATCACCAAAGCAG ctcaCCTGGATGCCAAAAAGGCTGGAGATCTGTCCACACTGTTTGATGTGGGAGGAATTGTGG GGGGCGTCTTAGCAGGTGTGATCTCTGATAAATTGGGGAAGCGAGCCACCACCTGTGCAGTCATGTTACTGGTAGCTGCTCCTACA CTTTACGGCTTCTCCATGATCAGTGAGTTTGGTTTGGGGCCAATGATTG GGATGCTGTTAGTGTGCGGAGGTCTAGTGAATGGACCGTATGCGCTCATCACAACTGCAGTGTCTGCTGATTTG GGCACCCACAAGAGCCTGAAAGGCAACGCCAGAGCACTGTCTACAGTCACAGCCATCATTGATGGCACAGGATCTGTAG GCGCAGCACTCGGCCCGCTGTTAGCTGGACTGCTGTCTGCAGGCGGCTGGGATCAGGTCTTCTACATGCTGATGACTGCTGACTTTCTTGCTCTGTTG CTTTTGCTACGGCTCGTGACAAAGGAGCTGGCCTCATCTAAATCCCATCCTATCTCCACTGTAGA GTTGAAGGAACACTGA
- the slc37a1 gene encoding glucose-6-phosphate exchanger SLC37A1 isoform X2 codes for MAPVPPGVRLLVSFDRDQWYRALTFILTFLLYTSFHLSRKPISIVKSELHKNCSAVSEAAIIASSSSQQPSLLSLHTDVDCGWKPFDKSNYKQLLGAMDYSFLCAYAIGMYLSGIIGERLPIRLYLTVGMLASGVFTCLFGLGYIYNIHNLSFYIFVQVANGLVQTAGWPSVVTCIGNWFGKGRRGLIMGLWNSHTSVGNILGSLIAGYWVSSNWGMSFIVPGLIIIIMGVVCFLFLIEHPNDLKNIYTQNSSLGKTVPSKSWNGVNGHTEVYLQYKDNKNQSYDTELLLPRESERIPMQPVVVVKSESEPSAISFMGALRIPGVVEFSLCLLFAKLVSYTFLFWLPLYITKAAHLDAKKAGDLSTLFDVGGIVGGVLAGVISDKLGKRATTCAVMLLVAAPTLYGFSMISEFGLGPMIGMLLVCGGLVNGPYALITTAVSADLGTHKSLKGNARALSTVTAIIDGTGSVGAALGPLLAGLLSAGGWDQVFYMLMTADFLALLLLLRLVTKELASSKSHPISTVELKEH; via the exons ATGGCTCCTGTTCCTCCAGGGGTCCGCCTGCTGGTGTCCTTTGACAGGGACCAATG GTACAGAGCTCTCACCTTCATCCTAACCTTCTTGCTCTACACCAGTTTCCACCTGTCCAGGAAACCAATTAGTATTGTCAAG AGTGAGCTTCATAAGAACTGCTCAGCTGTCAGTGAAGCAGCCATCATTGCATCCAGCAGCAGCCAGCAGCCCTCCCTGCTATCTCTCCACACAGATGTCGACTGCGGCTGGAAACCTTTTG ATAAAAGCAATTACAAACAGCTGCTGGGAGCCATGGACTACTCCTTTCTGTGTGCTTACGCAATTGGAATGTACTTGAG CGGCATTATCGGGGAGCGCCTGCCCATTCGTCTGTACCTCACAGTGGGCATGCTGGCCAGCGGTGTGTTCACTTGCCTATTCGGGCTTGGCTACATCTACAACATCCACAACCTGAGCTTCTATATATTTGTCCAG GTGGCCAATGGCTTGGTTCAGACCGCTGGTTGGCCTAGTGTAGTGACCTGTATCGGCAACTGGTTTGGAAAGGGAAG GCGTGGACTCATCATGGGGCTGTGGAACTCTCACACTTCAGTGGGAAACATCTTGGGCTCTCTGATTGCCGGCTACTGGGTCTCCTCCAACTGGGGCATGTCCTTCATCGTACCAgggctcatcatcatcatcatgggcgtggtttgctttctctttctcatTGAGC ATCctaatgacctaaaaaacatcTATACACAAAATTCATCTCTAGGCAAGACT GTCCCAAGCAAGAGTTGGAATGGAGTGAACGGACACACAGAGGTGTATCTACAGTACAAGGACAACAAAAATCAG AGCTACGACACAGAGCTCCTGTTGCCTAGAGAGAGCGAGCGCATCCCCATGCAGCCGGTTGTGGTGGTGAAGAGTGAGTCGGAGCCGTCTGCCATCAGCTTCATGGGAGCGCTACGGATACCT GGAGTGGTGGagttctctctgtgtctgctgtTTGCTAAGCTGGTCAGCTATACTTTCCTCTTCTGGCTGCCGCTCTACATCACCAAAGCAG ctcaCCTGGATGCCAAAAAGGCTGGAGATCTGTCCACACTGTTTGATGTGGGAGGAATTGTGG GGGGCGTCTTAGCAGGTGTGATCTCTGATAAATTGGGGAAGCGAGCCACCACCTGTGCAGTCATGTTACTGGTAGCTGCTCCTACA CTTTACGGCTTCTCCATGATCAGTGAGTTTGGTTTGGGGCCAATGATTG GGATGCTGTTAGTGTGCGGAGGTCTAGTGAATGGACCGTATGCGCTCATCACAACTGCAGTGTCTGCTGATTTG GGCACCCACAAGAGCCTGAAAGGCAACGCCAGAGCACTGTCTACAGTCACAGCCATCATTGATGGCACAGGATCTGTAG GCGCAGCACTCGGCCCGCTGTTAGCTGGACTGCTGTCTGCAGGCGGCTGGGATCAGGTCTTCTACATGCTGATGACTGCTGACTTTCTTGCTCTGTTG CTTTTGCTACGGCTCGTGACAAAGGAGCTGGCCTCATCTAAATCCCATCCTATCTCCACTGTAGA GTTGAAGGAACACTGA
- the mmadhcb gene encoding metabolism of cobalamin associated Db: MTSVLCSRSRLVSYLPGLHVLVYRVAGGRAFPAADSSGLNEPALATSHSAKGLQTLRPDDIMAPFGPQDQRFLLPGNVGFDCQLEGLTEQQKSLTDKMLPDVLSAPSCYQKHEWLLAQSVRELSNKGNPASSGKVSTAEQYFDNSRVECATQACPELLKKDFQSMFPEAPSCGMMVVTVTQKTQNDMASWSAEVEDEREQMLDKFVAGAREICCALQREGFWADFIDPSSGLAYFGPYTNNTLYETDDRYRHLGFQIEDLGCCKVIRHSLWGTHAFVGTIFTSAPPDTPTMKTLQGR; encoded by the exons ATGACCAGT GTGCTTTGCAGCAGAAGCAGGTTGGTAAGTTACCTTCCAGGGCTCCATGTGTTGGTGTATCGTGTGgctggaggcagagccttcCCTGCTGCTGATTCTTCAGGCTTAAATGAGCCCGCTTTGGCCACTTCTCACTCTGCTAAAG GACTGCAGACACTACGGCCTGATGACATAATGGCGCCGTTCGGGCCCCAGGACCAGCGCTTCCTGCTGCCCGGTAATGTGGGCTTTGACTGCCAGCTGGAAGGATTGACAGAGCAACAGAAGAGCCTGACAGACAAAATGCTACCAGATGTGTTGTCTGCTCCATCCTGCTATCAGAAGCATGAGTGGCTTCTAGCCCAGTCTGTTAGAGAGCTCTCT aaCAAGGGCAATCCTGCGTCCTCTGGCAAAGTCAGCACAGCTGAACAGTACTTTGACAACTCGAGAGTAGAGTGTGCCACACAGGCGTGTcctgaactcttaaagaaag ATTTCCAGTCAATGTTTCCTGAAGCTCCATCCTGTGGTATGATGGTTGTCACGGTTACCCAGAAGACGCAGAACGATATGGCGTCATGGTCTGCTGAGGTGGAAGATGAGAGAGAGCAGATGCTTGACAAG TTTGTTGCAGGTGCACGGGAGATCTGCTGTGCGCTGCAGCGAGAAGGATTCTGGGCAGACTTCATCGACCCATCGTCAGGCCTCGCT TACTTTGGCCCGTACACCAACAACACACTGTATGAGACAGATGACCGATACCGTCACCTGGGCTTTCAGATTGAGGACCTGGGCTGCTGCAAAGTGATCCGACACTCGTTGTGGGGGACACATGCTTTTGTAGGGACAATATTCACCAGCGCACCACCTGATACTCCTACTATGAAGACGTTGCAGGGTAGATGA